Proteins co-encoded in one Actinomadura luteofluorescens genomic window:
- a CDS encoding response regulator transcription factor, with protein MIRVLLADDEHLIRGAVAALLGLEPDLEVVAEVGRGDEVAAAVAAHGPDVAVLDIEMPGADGLAVAEELNASGARCAVCILTSFGRPGYLRRAMSAGVRGFVAKDAPTDELASAIRKIHGGGRYLDAELAASAMAAGDNPLSERERDVLRLAGSGAETARIAADLHLSEGTVRNYLSTAMAKMGEPTRVRAARAAIDMGWI; from the coding sequence GTGATCCGTGTCCTGCTCGCCGACGACGAGCACCTCATCCGCGGCGCCGTGGCCGCGCTCCTCGGCCTGGAGCCCGACCTGGAGGTCGTCGCCGAGGTCGGCCGCGGTGACGAGGTCGCCGCCGCGGTGGCCGCGCACGGCCCGGACGTCGCCGTCCTCGACATCGAGATGCCGGGCGCGGACGGCCTCGCCGTCGCCGAGGAGCTGAACGCCTCCGGCGCCCGCTGCGCGGTGTGCATCCTCACGAGCTTCGGCCGCCCCGGCTACCTGCGCCGTGCCATGTCCGCCGGGGTCCGCGGCTTCGTCGCCAAGGACGCTCCCACCGACGAGCTCGCCAGCGCCATCCGCAAGATCCACGGCGGCGGCCGGTACCTGGACGCCGAGCTGGCCGCCAGCGCGATGGCCGCCGGGGACAACCCGCTCTCCGAGCGCGAGCGCGACGTCCTGCGCCTCGCCGGGTCCGGCGCCGAGACCGCCCGCATCGCGGCCGACCTGCACCTGTCGGAGGGCACCGTCCGCAACTACCTGTCGACCGCCATGGCGAAGATGGGCGAACCCACCCGCGTCCGCGCCGCCCGCGCCGCGATCGACATGGGCTGGATCTGA
- a CDS encoding pyridoxal phosphate-dependent aminotransferase → MSEPLVERMQGFGETIFAEMSALAVRTGAINLGQGFPDEDGPAGVLDAAVNAIRTGANQYPPGPGLPVLREAVAAQRLERYGLEFDPATEVFVTVGATEGIAASVLSLAGPGDEVVVFEPYYDSYAAVIALAGAVRRPVTLRPVEGRFTFDPDELRAAVGPRTRAILVNSPHNPAGTVFTRDELEAIADVCRERDLVAITDEVYEYLTFDETEHVPLATLDGMRERTVSVSSAGKSFSVTGWKTGWVTAPAPHIRAVQTVKQFLTYAVSAPYQHAAAYALRNEIPWVEELRKSLQAKRDRLITGLEAAGFAAYRPQGTYFVQADIRPLGFTDGRELARALPEKAGVVAIPSQVFYDHAEAGAHFVRFAFCKKDEVIDEAVSRLARLR, encoded by the coding sequence GTGAGCGAGCCATTGGTCGAGCGCATGCAGGGATTCGGCGAGACGATCTTCGCTGAGATGTCGGCTCTCGCCGTCCGGACCGGCGCCATCAACCTGGGCCAGGGCTTCCCGGACGAGGACGGCCCGGCCGGGGTCCTGGACGCGGCGGTGAACGCCATCCGGACGGGTGCGAACCAGTACCCGCCCGGCCCCGGCCTGCCCGTGCTCCGGGAGGCCGTGGCGGCGCAGCGGCTGGAGCGCTACGGGCTGGAGTTCGATCCGGCGACCGAGGTGTTCGTGACCGTGGGCGCGACCGAGGGGATCGCCGCGTCCGTGCTGTCGCTGGCGGGGCCGGGCGACGAGGTCGTCGTGTTCGAGCCGTACTACGACTCCTACGCGGCCGTGATCGCGCTCGCCGGGGCCGTGCGCAGGCCGGTCACGCTGCGCCCGGTGGAGGGGCGCTTCACCTTCGACCCGGACGAGCTGCGCGCCGCCGTCGGCCCGCGCACCCGCGCGATCCTGGTGAACTCGCCGCACAACCCGGCCGGCACCGTGTTCACGCGGGACGAGCTGGAGGCCATCGCGGACGTCTGCCGGGAGCGCGACCTGGTGGCGATCACCGACGAGGTGTACGAGTACCTGACGTTCGACGAGACCGAGCACGTCCCGCTGGCGACGCTCGACGGCATGCGCGAGCGGACGGTCTCGGTGTCGTCCGCGGGCAAGTCGTTCTCCGTCACGGGGTGGAAGACCGGCTGGGTGACGGCGCCCGCCCCCCACATCCGGGCCGTCCAGACCGTGAAGCAGTTCCTCACCTACGCGGTCAGCGCCCCCTACCAGCACGCCGCCGCGTACGCGCTGCGCAACGAGATCCCTTGGGTGGAGGAGCTGCGCAAGTCGCTCCAGGCCAAGCGGGACCGGCTCATCACCGGTCTGGAGGCGGCCGGGTTCGCGGCCTACCGCCCGCAGGGCACCTACTTCGTGCAGGCCGACATCCGGCCGCTCGGCTTCACCGACGGCAGGGAGCTGGCCCGCGCGCTGCCGGAGAAGGCGGGCGTCGTCGCGATCCCGAGCCAGGTGTTCTACGACCACGCCGAGGCGGGCGCCCACTTCGTCCGGTTCGCGTTCTGCAAAAAGGACGAGGTCATCGACGAGGCAGTGAGCCGCCTCGCGCGCCTGCGCTGA
- a CDS encoding sensor histidine kinase, which yields MAVATTADIEEQAARKLERYRRVTYRSFMFAAAGFVLPGLYGLEDAYTNGDAGVPVIAAVIAGLCVLAWCYTRLVREGLEGGASRRDVVGSGVVAAALSLMLLTSPWFSVIPVFWVSAVVLSPMGRKRIVALCAGTGAYCGAVGTIATGRLYPDSDAPWYVIFPVLAAVYTAISGVVVFVNRYQRRMWELHQEAYAARDALARLAVTEERLRFSRDLHDLLGHSLSLIAVKSELAKRTVRDDPDRAGAEMADVQRAAREALREVRAAVRGYRAVELDAELAGVRAVLEAAGVHCEIGPLPDGLPPEARSVLAWVIREGATNVIKHSEARNCAISLGVYGDAVYGDSVVLEMRNDGVRGAETAEGSGLTGLAERVAVLGGEITAGRHGRDGFLLRAAVPLPPPHGPDEGGARENGRALPAGRRA from the coding sequence ATGGCGGTCGCGACCACGGCGGACATCGAGGAACAGGCCGCCCGCAAGCTGGAGCGGTACCGGCGGGTGACCTACCGCTCGTTCATGTTCGCCGCAGCGGGCTTCGTCCTGCCGGGCCTGTACGGGCTCGAAGACGCCTACACCAACGGCGACGCGGGCGTGCCCGTCATCGCCGCGGTCATCGCGGGGCTCTGCGTGCTCGCCTGGTGCTACACGCGGCTCGTCCGGGAGGGCCTCGAAGGCGGCGCGTCCAGGCGCGACGTCGTGGGCAGCGGCGTCGTCGCCGCCGCGCTGAGCCTGATGCTGCTCACCAGTCCGTGGTTCAGCGTCATCCCCGTCTTCTGGGTCTCGGCCGTGGTGCTGTCCCCGATGGGACGGAAGCGGATCGTCGCGCTGTGCGCCGGCACCGGGGCGTACTGCGGGGCGGTGGGCACGATCGCCACGGGCCGCCTCTACCCCGACAGCGACGCCCCCTGGTACGTGATCTTCCCGGTGCTGGCCGCGGTGTACACCGCGATCTCCGGGGTCGTCGTGTTCGTCAACCGGTACCAGCGGCGCATGTGGGAGCTGCACCAGGAGGCCTACGCGGCCCGCGACGCCCTCGCCCGGCTCGCGGTCACCGAGGAGCGGCTCCGCTTCTCCCGCGACCTGCACGATCTGCTCGGCCACAGCCTGTCCCTCATCGCGGTGAAGAGCGAACTGGCCAAGCGGACGGTGCGCGACGACCCCGACCGGGCGGGCGCCGAGATGGCCGACGTCCAGCGCGCCGCGCGGGAGGCCCTCAGGGAGGTCCGCGCCGCCGTCCGCGGCTACCGGGCCGTGGAGCTGGACGCCGAGCTGGCCGGGGTCCGGGCCGTGCTGGAGGCCGCCGGAGTGCACTGCGAGATCGGCCCGCTGCCGGACGGCCTGCCGCCCGAGGCCCGCTCGGTGCTCGCCTGGGTGATCCGCGAGGGCGCCACCAACGTCATCAAGCACAGCGAGGCGAGGAACTGCGCGATCTCGCTCGGCGTGTACGGCGACGCGGTCTACGGTGACTCCGTGGTCCTGGAGATGCGCAACGACGGCGTCCGCGGCGCCGAGACCGCCGAGGGCTCGGGCCTGACCGGCCTCGCCGAGCGCGTCGCCGTGCTCGGCGGCGAGATCACCGCGGGGCGGCACGGCCGCGACGGGTTCCTGCTGCGCGCCGCCGTCCCGCTCCCGCCCCCGCACGGGCCGGACGAGGGCGGCGCGCGGGAGAACGGCCGGGCGCTCCCGGCCGGGAGGCGCGCGTGA